ACACCATACTGGTTTTTCATAACAGGCCCTCATTCGCCCCCACTGCCATCggacttcctcctcctcccctcacaGGAAATGTTTCGAGAATTTTTCAATCTAAAATCGTATAGGTTGTGAAAAATGCAGACAAACATaatatagaatatttaaataactgaCACACCAcctaaagaccatcaatgctaatTCCTGGTGTTTTTAATCTTTGAAGGGTTTGTTTATCAGCTCTTCCACCATccatctctcccctccccagatcCCCGATCTAAAATCAAAAAGATTGATTTAGGATGGGTGGGTGCCTTGTCCTCTCTCATTGTTCAACATTTTAGATACATTTTCTCTGAGCTCTCTGGAAAGCATAAATGTATAATATCGGTTAAAAGTTGGATGAAATGAACTAATAAACGCAATGGGATTCCAGAAAACTCCACGGGAGATGGGTTAGAGGACGAGGAGGAGGTGGATGAATCAGCCATATTAGAGAGTCTGGGAAGGTGAACAGAGTTGAAAACTTGATAGATCTAATAATTTACTGGCTCTGGGTTTGTCAGTCACTACACTGCAGCAAATGAGATTAGAGCAGAgttgtgggagggaaggaggtgacGCAGCAATCTGTTTGCACCAAGAAATTTTAGGCAAGTGACAGCTGCGTAATCATATTGCGGCACCGTTTTTTTCTTGCAGCAGTAGCTGCTTGCGGAGGAGGTCTGCCCACTGCGGCTCTCTGCAGTCTCTGGCTCTCTCCTGCAGGATCGGTCAGCGCAGCCGTCGCCGCCCTCCGCACCCAGCCCAGGCCGCCACTGCTTCAATCCGGTTCTCAAAGCCTCAGCACCACCTTTTATCCCCGAGGCAGCCTTGATCGTCGTTCCCTCAGTCCGGACGCCACTGCTAGGTCCGACCACCGCCGCTTCTGATATTTCGGTGAGTCTTTTCCTGCAGAGGTTTGGTCTCCCGATCTCTGTGGTAGCCACCTTAGGCGTGTACGGTCCTTTGAAAAAATGGCCGAGTCAGCGAACCACAAGGAGCTGTCAGAATCCAGTCAACAAGAGGCTGGTAATCAGATAATGGTGGAAGGGCCCGGGGAACATCCGGAGCGCGGTGAAGATGCCGCTGCTGGGCTTGGAGATGATGGGAAGTGCGGTGAAGAAGCCGCAGCTGGGCTCGGGGAAGAAGGGGAAAATGGTGAAGATACTGCGGCTGGGTCCggggaagatggggaaaaagGTGAAGATACTGATAAGGACTCAGACCCAGACCGTCCAAAAGGACTTATCGGTTATGTTTTAGATACAGACTTTGTTGAAAGTCTACCTGTGAAAGTTAAGTACCGTGTGTTAGCCCTTAAAAAGCTTCAAACTAGAGCGGCCAATTTAGAATCCAAATTCCTGAGGGAATTTCATGACATTGAAAGAAAGTTTGCTGAAATGTACCAACCCTTACTGGAAAAAAGACGTCAGATCATCAATGCAATCTATGAACCTACAGAAGAGGAATGTGAATATAAATCAGACTCTGAGGACTATGATGATGAGGAAATGTGTGATGAAGAGATGTATGGTAATGAGGAGGGTATGGTACATGAGTATGTGGATGAGGATGATGGTTATGAGGACTATTATTATGATTATGCtgttgaggaggaggaggaggaggaggaggaggaggaggatgacaTTGAGGCTACTggagaagagaataaagaagaggAGGATCCTAAGGGAATTCCTGATTTTTGGCTGACTGTTTTAAAAAACGTTGATACACTCACTCCTTTGATTAAGAAATATGATGAGCCTATTCTGAAGCTCCTGACAGATATTAAAGTTAAGCTTTCAGATCCTGGCGAGCCCCTCAGTTTCACACTAGAATTTCACTTCAAACCCaatgaatatttcaaaaatgagTTGTTGACAAAGACCTATGTACTGAAGTCAAAGCTAGCATATTATGATCCCCATCCCTATAGGGGAACTGCGATTGAGTATTCCACAGGCTGTGAGATAGAttggaatgaaggaaagaatgtcACTTTGAAAACcatcaagaagaaacagaaacatcGAATCTGGGGAACGATCCGAACTGTAACTGAAGATTTTCCCAAGgattcatttttcaattttttctctcCTCATGGAATCACCTCAAATGGAAGGGATGGAAATGATGATTTTTTACTTGGTCACAATTTACGTACTTACATAATTCCAAGATCAGTATTATTTTTCTCAGGTGATGCACTTGAATCTCAGCAGGAGGGGGTAGTTAGAGAAGTTAATGATGCAATTTATGACAAAATTATTTATGATAATTGGATGGCTGCAATTGAGGAAGTTAAAGCTTGTTGCAAAAACCTTGAGGCATTAGTAGAAGACATTGATCGTTAGAGCAGAGTACATATGGCCCTGAAATTAACTGCCCTAGATATAGTTACTCAAGGTATAAGAAGTCTTGTATTCTGTACTTTTCTTGTAGTGTCAGTTAAAACATACGtttcaaaaatataagaaaagttcAAAAActaattaatttgcattttagtagTAGAATGTTTTAAAGAAACGTACACTGTGGTAAATGATTTAAAACACTAGTATAGTGTTGTGTAGCTTCATCCTTCTGAAGTCTTTTTGTCATGTAGCTATTCATCTGTGGCTATGAAACTATCAGAAATGCTAAGTGAGATCAAtatttgtttggaaaaaaatcttGGGAAGCAACCCAagggtttttgctgttgtttttctttttctatttttgtttacttaGTTCTTTAGCTAGTGGATTTAATTTTGTTGTGCCTGCTTCATTTTGCAATAACAATGCAGTAGAATTTAAAACTCGAATGCTTAAGAGGCCTGCATATAGATAAGAATTTCAGGCAAAACTACATTTATTGTTAATAACGGCTTGTTCATACGCTCTTGTATTTTATGTATCTGTGATAAATAATGAAACTTAGTTATATTGAGGTTACTGTTTATCAGTGAAGTGTTAGTCATAGTATTTTCAAAAGTTTGCACATATTGTTCTGTGTAATTGTGTAAGCCATAATTACAGTGTATAATTCTCTTTTCCTATGAAATCATTCATTGAAAGTGATCACTTTACCattttgaaaagatatttcatgttctttcactgcaaaataaaatgaataaaagtttcAGAGTGTCTCatgtttaaaaattgatttatttcttgTTGCAAAAGTAATATGTTCATTGGGGGACATTTGGGCAATACTGaaaaaattcattaattaaaCACAAAATCCATATACCACCCACCTACCCCAAAATAAgcactgttaatattttgatttattttctacaaTTATGTTTGCATATGTTTATACACTCATGCAGATTTACTAAGACTATACTAAAATGTGCAAAGAAAGTATATCTTTCTTAGTGTTTATAATTATGCTGTTCATAATCTCGAGTCTACCTTCACTACACAAGGTTGCAGGGAAACAAAATTCTCAATTCTAATCAATCCAGTAATCTCAGTGCTATTTAATAATTTAAGCACCATTTAGAAATAACAGGCTCCTGTGTGTGTTAGAttgtatttcatatttcttaCCTATCCTTCTACAATGTCATCTGGGTATATATGGGATTACATTATTAATTgtggctggggtgggagtggagtGCCCTGATTCAGGATAATGGGATGTGATTGATCAGACCCTCGTCCCAGAGCTGACTTTGCCTTTGTTGCATGTGGAAACAGAGGCTGTGCTTCTCCCTCTGGCAGACTCTGAAAAGGTCACATTCATACCTCTAGTACAAGAGAGAACTTCTTGGTCCCCTCCATGCCACGTGGGAACTGAGAGTAACTAGAAAATGCTAACTCTGTCTCGTCATTGCTGCCTACCCACTCTTCCATCCCAGGTGGTTGGATGGATGTGATCTTGCACAAGTATTAACCAAAAGTGGACAGAAGTTCTGTCTGTGACTTATTCTACCACTATTAAACAAAAGATCTTGGCCCAGAGAGGTAAGTTTATAGCAGTGCCaacttttcatatttctgtttcaTACCCCTCTACAAAATGAGGGAATTAtgaggtttttctttccttttcctgtctgGACAGGGCTCTCCTCTAATGCTAAATCTTCCTCCCAGAGATGGGGTAGATGTTCCCTGTTTTTCTCTGCAGTTGCAATAGTTGACGGGATATGGGGAAACAGACAACTTACTATTATAAGGAAACCTAAATCAGGAGATACTTTCAATGTATGCCTGGTAAGTATAGACTTATTTTAACACTTTTCAACACCATTAATCTTGACCTCTGTGAAATTATTGACTCTCTCCAGTGCCCTGTTACACACAGAGATTGGGCCACTTTTAATTGTGCCTACTGTTGTGCATTAAAAAGTCAAGGACATGGGTGTATCACTCCTGGTATTTCACAGAGGAGGCTCAGACATTTTGCAGTTTCTCCTATACCTTTCTTTTACCTTCATTAGATAGAATAGTAAAGATGCTTCTGGGTTTGCTCTGAGGGCAAGCCAGACCCCTTTGCTCTAACTGTCATGTCAGAGGCCTCTAGTCAAAGGCAAGGATATACCTATAGGTGAAGAAGTTGGGTTTATTCTTCACTGCAGTGAGAGAGAACATACTTCAGGGAACCATGGAATGTATCAGTAAGTGGGTGTTAGAAAAAACACTGGGTTATAAGATTTGGTGGTGGGTCCAAGGAAAATAAGGTTTACTCTAGATCCGATGCTGACAGAAAATGCGGGCAATTTTATGGTTGGTAGCTCAATAAATCTTATCCATAGGGAGGGGAGACTAGAACAAGGATAGCCTGGACAGGGTTGGGGAGGTGTTGGTATGTCGTGGGTGACACATTGACCTTGTTTTTGTCTCTGCTTAGACAAAGTTAAGTGGTCTTGCTTTGTCTCATTTTATCACAGTTCCAGAGTTACCCTATGGTTTGTATTCTATGAAATAGTTTATGTCCAATAGGAGAATAGCCTGGCCTAGCTGTGAGTGCGAGGCTAGCTTCCTGAGGTCAGaaactgttctttatttttctttctctttggccTTTTCTTAGGGTTACAATTTGAGGCTCTCATCCCCCCCACAgcttgttgtgggagggaggtTCATTCAATTGGTTTTAGACTAGTGTAAAGACAATTTAGGCTTTGAGGATAGGCCACCAGCTTCAGTCCACATACCATACAGTTCTGTACTAGGGTTAAGAACCTATGTGTGAccaaaaaaatcaagttttaccTTAGTTCTCTTCatatttgtcttaaaaaaaaagatcactaTATTGGCCTGGAGAAGTCATAGAGGTGGCTGTTGGGCCTTGTTAGAATTTTGGTATTCCTAGGGAATACACtgaaatacaaatatacaataaaattccattttgggATACGTGATAACTTATAGTTCACAATGATTAGTCTTTGAAGCCAGgttgcctggattcaaatcccaatTCTGCAACCTGTTAGTTGGGTGACTTTGTACAAGTTACTTTATGTATCTCTGTTTTCATATCTGTCAAAATGTAATAATTGTGCATCTACCTCATAAAATTATTATGAAGAATTAACTAGTTTA
This region of Theropithecus gelada isolate Dixy unplaced genomic scaffold, Tgel_1.0 HiC_scaffold_238, whole genome shotgun sequence genomic DNA includes:
- the LOC112617545 gene encoding nucleosome assembly protein 1-like 2, which codes for MAESANHKELSESSQQEAGNQIMVEGPGEHPERGEDAAAGLGDDGKCGEEAAAGLGEEGENGEDTAAGSGEDGEKGEDTDKDSDPDRPKGLIGYVLDTDFVESLPVKVKYRVLALKKLQTRAANLESKFLREFHDIERKFAEMYQPLLEKRRQIINAIYEPTEEECEYKSDSEDYDDEEMCDEEMYGNEEGMVHEYVDEDDGYEDYYYDYAVEEEEEEEEEEEDDIEATGEENKEEEDPKGIPDFWLTVLKNVDTLTPLIKKYDEPILKLLTDIKVKLSDPGEPLSFTLEFHFKPNEYFKNELLTKTYVLKSKLAYYDPHPYRGTAIEYSTGCEIDWNEGKNVTLKTIKKKQKHRIWGTIRTVTEDFPKDSFFNFFSPHGITSNGRDGNDDFLLGHNLRTYIIPRSVLFFSGDALESQQEGVVREVNDAIYDKIIYDNWMAAIEEVKACCKNLEALVEDIDR